From Desmodus rotundus isolate HL8 chromosome 12, HLdesRot8A.1, whole genome shotgun sequence, one genomic window encodes:
- the ATP1A3 gene encoding sodium/potassium-transporting ATPase subunit alpha-3 isoform X2, which yields MGDKKDDKGSPKKSKAKERRDMDDLKKEVAMTEHKMSVEEVCRKYNTDCVQGLTHSKAQEILARDGPNALTPPPTTPEWVKFCRQLFGGFSILLWIGAILCFLAYGIQAGTEDDPSGDNLYLGIVLAAVVIITGCFSYYQEAKSSKIMESFKNMVPQQALVIREGEKMQVNAEDVVVGDLVEIKGGDRVPADLRIISAHGCKVDNSSLTGESEPQTRSPDCTHDNPLETRNITFFSTNCVEGTARGVVVATGDRTVMGRIATLASGLEVGKTPIAIEIEHFIQLITGVAVFLGVSFFILSLILGYTWLEAVIFLIGIIVANVPEGLLATVTVCLTLTAKRMARKNCLVKNLEAVETLGSTSTICSDKTGTLTQNRMTVAHMWFDNQIHEADTTEDQSGTSFDKSSHTWVALSHIAGLCNRAVFKGGQDNIPVLKRDVAGDASESALLKCIELSSGSVKLMRERNKKVAEIPFNSTNKYQLSIHETEDPNDNRYLLVMKGAPERILDRCSTILLQGKEQPLDEEMKEAFQNAYLELGGLGERVLGFCHYYLPEEQFPKGFAFDCDDVNFTTDNLCFVGLMSMIDPPRAAVPDAVGKCRSAGIKVIMVTGDHPITAKAIAKGVGIISEGNETVEDIAARLNIPVSQVNPRDAKACVIHGTDLKDFTSEQIDEILQNHTEIVFARTSPQQKLIIVEGCQRQGAIVAVTGDGVNDSPALKKADIGVAMGIAGSDVSKQAADMILLDDNFASIVTGVEEGRLIFDNLKKSIAYTLTSNIPEITPFLLFIMANIPLPLGTITILCIDLGTDMVPAISLAYEAAESDIMKRQPRNPRTDKLVNERLISMAYGQIGMIQALGGFFSYFVILAENGFLPGNLVGIRLNWDDRTVNDLEDSYGQQWTYEQRKVVEFTCHTAFFVSIVVVQWADLIICKTRRNSVFQQGMKNKILIFGLFEETALAAFLSYCPGMDVALRMYPLKPSWWFCAFPYSFLIFVYDEIRKLILRRNPGGWVEKETYY from the exons ATGGGG GACAAGAAAGATGACAAGGGCTCGCCCAAGAAGAGCAAGGCCAAGGAGCGCCGGGACATGGACGACCTCAAGAAGGAGGTGGCCATG ACAGAGCACAAGATGTCAGTGGAAGAGGTCTGCCGGAAATACAACACAGACTGCGTGCAG GGTTTGACCCACAGCAAAGCCCAGGAGATCCTGGCCCGGGACGGGCCTAATGCGCTCACGCCACCGCCCACCACCCCGGAGTGGGTCAAGTTCTGCCGCCAGCTCTTTGGGGGCTTCTCCATCCTGCTGTGGATAGGGGCCATCCTCTGCTTCCTGGCCTATGGCATCCAGGCGGGCACTGAGGACGATCCCTCGGGGGACAAC CTGTACCTGGGCATCGTGCTGGCAGCCGTGGTCATCATCACCGGCTGCTTCTCCTACTACCAGGAGGCCAAGAGCTCCAAGATCATGGAGTCCTTCAAGAACATGGTTCCCCAG CAAGCCCTGGTGATCCGGGAAGGTGAGAAGATGCAGGTGAATGCTGAGGATGTGGTGGTCGGCGACCTGGTAGAGATCAAGGGCGGAGACCGAGTCCCAGCGGACCTGCGTATCATCTCAGCCCATGGCTGCAag GTGGACAACTCCTCCCTGACCGGCGAATCGGAACCCCAGACCCGTTCTCCCGACTGCACCCATGACAACCCCTTGGAGACTCGGAACATCACCTTCTTTTCCACCAACTGTGTGGAAG GCACGGCTCGTGGTGTGGTGGTGGCCACAGGGGACCGTACCGTCATGGGTCGTATTGCCACCCTGGCTTCAGGGCTGGAGGTGGGCAAGACGCCCATCGCCATCGAGATCGAGCACTTCATCCAGCTCATCACCGGCGTGGCCGTCTTCCTGGGCGTCTCCTTCTTCATCCTCTCCCTCATTCTGGGATATACCTGGCTCGAGGCTGTCATCTTCCTCATCGGCATCATTGTGGCCAATGTCCCAGAGGGCCTGCTGGCCACTGTCACT GTGTGTCTGACGCTGACTGCCAAGCGCATGGCCCGGAAGAACTGCCTCGTGAAAAACCTGGAGGCCGTAGAGACCCTGGGCTCCACGTCCACCATCTGCTCCGACAAGACGGGGACCCTCACCCAGAACCGCATGACTGTTGCCCACATGTGGTTCGACAATCAGATCCACGAGGCCGACACCACTGAGGACCAATCAG GGACCTCGTTCGACAAGAGCTCGCACACCTGGGTGGCCCTGTCCCACATCGCCGGACTCTGCAACCGGGCCGTCTTCAAGGGCGGCCAGGACAACATCCCCGTGCTGAAG AGGGACGTGGCCGGGGATGCCTCTGAGTCGGCCCTGCTGAAGTGCATTGAGTTGTCCTCCGGCTCCGTGAAGCTGATGCGGGAACGTAACAAGAAAGTGGCTGAGATCCCCTTTAACTCCACCAACAAATACCAG CTCTCCATCCACGAGACCGAGGACCCCAACGACAACCGGTACCTGCTGGTGATGAAGGGCGCCCCTGAGCGCATCCTGGACCGCTGCTCCACCATCCTGCTGCAGGGCAAGGAGCAGCCGCTGGACGAGGAGATGAAGGAAGCCTTCCAGAATGCCTACCTGGAGCTTGGTGGCCTGGGCGAGCGTGTGCTGG GTTTCTGCCATTATTACCTGCCCGAGGAGCAGTTCCCCAAGGGCTTTGCCTTCGACTGTGACGACGTGAACTTCACCACAGACAACCTTTGCTTTGTGGGCCTCATGTCTATGATCGACCCACCCCGGGCAGCCGTCCCCGATGCGGTGGGCAAGTGCCGAAGTGCAGGCATCAAG GTCATCATGGTCACAGGCGATCACCCCATCACGGCGAAGGCCATTGCCAAGGGCGTGGGCATCATCTCCGAGGGCAACGAGACTGTGGAGGACATTGCCGCCCGGCTCAACATTCCAGTCAGCCAGGTCAACCCCCG ggACGCCAAGGCCTGTGTGATCCATGGCACTGACCTCAAGGATTTCACCTCCGAGCAAATTGACGAGATCCTGCAGAACCACACTGAGATCGTCTTCGCCCGCACATCCCCCCAGCAGAAGCTCATCATTGTGGAGGGCTGTCAGCGACAG GGAGCCATCGTGGCCGTGACTGGGGACGGCGTGAATGACTCCCCCGCTCTGAAGAAGGCCGACATCGGGGTGGCCATGGGCATTGCCGGCTCTGACGTGTCCAAGCAGGCAGCGGACATGATTCTGCTGGATGACAACTTTGCCTCCATCGTCACGGGTGTGGAGGAAG GCCGCCTGATCTTTGACAACCTGAAGAAGTCCATCGCCTACACCCTGACCAGCAACATCCCCGAGATCACCCCCTTCCTGCTGTTCATCATGGCCAACATCCCGCTGCCTCTGGGCACCATTACCATCCTCTGCATCGACCTGGGCACCGACATG GTCCCTGCCATCTCATTGGCGTACGAGGCCGCCGAGAGTGACATCATGAAGAGACAGCCCAGGAATCCACGCACGGACAAGCTGGTCAATGAGAGGCTCATCAGCATGGCCTACGGGCagattg gAATGATCCAGGCTCTTGGTGGCTTCTTCTCCTACTTTGTGATCCTGGCAGAGAATGGTTTCTTGCCTGGCAACCTGGTAGGCATCCGGCTGAACTGGGATGACCGCACCGTCAACGACCTCGAGGACAGTTATGGGCAGCAGTGG ACATACGAGCAGAGAAAAGTGGTGGAGTTCACGTGCCACACAGCCTTCTTTGTGAGCATCGTGGTTGTCCAGTGGGCCGACCTGATCATCTGCAAGACCCGCAGGAACTCTGTCTTCCAGCAGGGCATGAA GAACAAGATCCTGATCTTCGGGCTGTTTGAGGAGACAGCCCTCGCTGCCTTCCTGTCCTACTGCCCCGGCATGGACGTGGCCCTTCGCATGTACCCTCTCAA GCCCAGCTGGTGGTTCTGTGCCTTCCCCTACAGCTTCCTCATCTTCGTCTATGATGAAATCCGCAAACTCATCCTGCGCAGGAACCCAGGGG GTTGGGTGGAGAAGGAAACCTACTACTGA
- the ATP1A3 gene encoding sodium/potassium-transporting ATPase subunit alpha-3 isoform X1 → MGSGGSDSYRVATSQDKKDDKGSPKKSKAKERRDMDDLKKEVAMTEHKMSVEEVCRKYNTDCVQGLTHSKAQEILARDGPNALTPPPTTPEWVKFCRQLFGGFSILLWIGAILCFLAYGIQAGTEDDPSGDNLYLGIVLAAVVIITGCFSYYQEAKSSKIMESFKNMVPQQALVIREGEKMQVNAEDVVVGDLVEIKGGDRVPADLRIISAHGCKVDNSSLTGESEPQTRSPDCTHDNPLETRNITFFSTNCVEGTARGVVVATGDRTVMGRIATLASGLEVGKTPIAIEIEHFIQLITGVAVFLGVSFFILSLILGYTWLEAVIFLIGIIVANVPEGLLATVTVCLTLTAKRMARKNCLVKNLEAVETLGSTSTICSDKTGTLTQNRMTVAHMWFDNQIHEADTTEDQSGTSFDKSSHTWVALSHIAGLCNRAVFKGGQDNIPVLKRDVAGDASESALLKCIELSSGSVKLMRERNKKVAEIPFNSTNKYQLSIHETEDPNDNRYLLVMKGAPERILDRCSTILLQGKEQPLDEEMKEAFQNAYLELGGLGERVLGFCHYYLPEEQFPKGFAFDCDDVNFTTDNLCFVGLMSMIDPPRAAVPDAVGKCRSAGIKVIMVTGDHPITAKAIAKGVGIISEGNETVEDIAARLNIPVSQVNPRDAKACVIHGTDLKDFTSEQIDEILQNHTEIVFARTSPQQKLIIVEGCQRQGAIVAVTGDGVNDSPALKKADIGVAMGIAGSDVSKQAADMILLDDNFASIVTGVEEGRLIFDNLKKSIAYTLTSNIPEITPFLLFIMANIPLPLGTITILCIDLGTDMVPAISLAYEAAESDIMKRQPRNPRTDKLVNERLISMAYGQIGMIQALGGFFSYFVILAENGFLPGNLVGIRLNWDDRTVNDLEDSYGQQWTYEQRKVVEFTCHTAFFVSIVVVQWADLIICKTRRNSVFQQGMKNKILIFGLFEETALAAFLSYCPGMDVALRMYPLKPSWWFCAFPYSFLIFVYDEIRKLILRRNPGGWVEKETYY, encoded by the exons ATGGGG TCTGGTGGCTCTGACAGCTATCGTGTCGCCACCTCGCAGGACAAGAAAGATGACAAGGGCTCGCCCAAGAAGAGCAAGGCCAAGGAGCGCCGGGACATGGACGACCTCAAGAAGGAGGTGGCCATG ACAGAGCACAAGATGTCAGTGGAAGAGGTCTGCCGGAAATACAACACAGACTGCGTGCAG GGTTTGACCCACAGCAAAGCCCAGGAGATCCTGGCCCGGGACGGGCCTAATGCGCTCACGCCACCGCCCACCACCCCGGAGTGGGTCAAGTTCTGCCGCCAGCTCTTTGGGGGCTTCTCCATCCTGCTGTGGATAGGGGCCATCCTCTGCTTCCTGGCCTATGGCATCCAGGCGGGCACTGAGGACGATCCCTCGGGGGACAAC CTGTACCTGGGCATCGTGCTGGCAGCCGTGGTCATCATCACCGGCTGCTTCTCCTACTACCAGGAGGCCAAGAGCTCCAAGATCATGGAGTCCTTCAAGAACATGGTTCCCCAG CAAGCCCTGGTGATCCGGGAAGGTGAGAAGATGCAGGTGAATGCTGAGGATGTGGTGGTCGGCGACCTGGTAGAGATCAAGGGCGGAGACCGAGTCCCAGCGGACCTGCGTATCATCTCAGCCCATGGCTGCAag GTGGACAACTCCTCCCTGACCGGCGAATCGGAACCCCAGACCCGTTCTCCCGACTGCACCCATGACAACCCCTTGGAGACTCGGAACATCACCTTCTTTTCCACCAACTGTGTGGAAG GCACGGCTCGTGGTGTGGTGGTGGCCACAGGGGACCGTACCGTCATGGGTCGTATTGCCACCCTGGCTTCAGGGCTGGAGGTGGGCAAGACGCCCATCGCCATCGAGATCGAGCACTTCATCCAGCTCATCACCGGCGTGGCCGTCTTCCTGGGCGTCTCCTTCTTCATCCTCTCCCTCATTCTGGGATATACCTGGCTCGAGGCTGTCATCTTCCTCATCGGCATCATTGTGGCCAATGTCCCAGAGGGCCTGCTGGCCACTGTCACT GTGTGTCTGACGCTGACTGCCAAGCGCATGGCCCGGAAGAACTGCCTCGTGAAAAACCTGGAGGCCGTAGAGACCCTGGGCTCCACGTCCACCATCTGCTCCGACAAGACGGGGACCCTCACCCAGAACCGCATGACTGTTGCCCACATGTGGTTCGACAATCAGATCCACGAGGCCGACACCACTGAGGACCAATCAG GGACCTCGTTCGACAAGAGCTCGCACACCTGGGTGGCCCTGTCCCACATCGCCGGACTCTGCAACCGGGCCGTCTTCAAGGGCGGCCAGGACAACATCCCCGTGCTGAAG AGGGACGTGGCCGGGGATGCCTCTGAGTCGGCCCTGCTGAAGTGCATTGAGTTGTCCTCCGGCTCCGTGAAGCTGATGCGGGAACGTAACAAGAAAGTGGCTGAGATCCCCTTTAACTCCACCAACAAATACCAG CTCTCCATCCACGAGACCGAGGACCCCAACGACAACCGGTACCTGCTGGTGATGAAGGGCGCCCCTGAGCGCATCCTGGACCGCTGCTCCACCATCCTGCTGCAGGGCAAGGAGCAGCCGCTGGACGAGGAGATGAAGGAAGCCTTCCAGAATGCCTACCTGGAGCTTGGTGGCCTGGGCGAGCGTGTGCTGG GTTTCTGCCATTATTACCTGCCCGAGGAGCAGTTCCCCAAGGGCTTTGCCTTCGACTGTGACGACGTGAACTTCACCACAGACAACCTTTGCTTTGTGGGCCTCATGTCTATGATCGACCCACCCCGGGCAGCCGTCCCCGATGCGGTGGGCAAGTGCCGAAGTGCAGGCATCAAG GTCATCATGGTCACAGGCGATCACCCCATCACGGCGAAGGCCATTGCCAAGGGCGTGGGCATCATCTCCGAGGGCAACGAGACTGTGGAGGACATTGCCGCCCGGCTCAACATTCCAGTCAGCCAGGTCAACCCCCG ggACGCCAAGGCCTGTGTGATCCATGGCACTGACCTCAAGGATTTCACCTCCGAGCAAATTGACGAGATCCTGCAGAACCACACTGAGATCGTCTTCGCCCGCACATCCCCCCAGCAGAAGCTCATCATTGTGGAGGGCTGTCAGCGACAG GGAGCCATCGTGGCCGTGACTGGGGACGGCGTGAATGACTCCCCCGCTCTGAAGAAGGCCGACATCGGGGTGGCCATGGGCATTGCCGGCTCTGACGTGTCCAAGCAGGCAGCGGACATGATTCTGCTGGATGACAACTTTGCCTCCATCGTCACGGGTGTGGAGGAAG GCCGCCTGATCTTTGACAACCTGAAGAAGTCCATCGCCTACACCCTGACCAGCAACATCCCCGAGATCACCCCCTTCCTGCTGTTCATCATGGCCAACATCCCGCTGCCTCTGGGCACCATTACCATCCTCTGCATCGACCTGGGCACCGACATG GTCCCTGCCATCTCATTGGCGTACGAGGCCGCCGAGAGTGACATCATGAAGAGACAGCCCAGGAATCCACGCACGGACAAGCTGGTCAATGAGAGGCTCATCAGCATGGCCTACGGGCagattg gAATGATCCAGGCTCTTGGTGGCTTCTTCTCCTACTTTGTGATCCTGGCAGAGAATGGTTTCTTGCCTGGCAACCTGGTAGGCATCCGGCTGAACTGGGATGACCGCACCGTCAACGACCTCGAGGACAGTTATGGGCAGCAGTGG ACATACGAGCAGAGAAAAGTGGTGGAGTTCACGTGCCACACAGCCTTCTTTGTGAGCATCGTGGTTGTCCAGTGGGCCGACCTGATCATCTGCAAGACCCGCAGGAACTCTGTCTTCCAGCAGGGCATGAA GAACAAGATCCTGATCTTCGGGCTGTTTGAGGAGACAGCCCTCGCTGCCTTCCTGTCCTACTGCCCCGGCATGGACGTGGCCCTTCGCATGTACCCTCTCAA GCCCAGCTGGTGGTTCTGTGCCTTCCCCTACAGCTTCCTCATCTTCGTCTATGATGAAATCCGCAAACTCATCCTGCGCAGGAACCCAGGGG GTTGGGTGGAGAAGGAAACCTACTACTGA